The following coding sequences are from one Microtus pennsylvanicus isolate mMicPen1 chromosome 1, mMicPen1.hap1, whole genome shotgun sequence window:
- the LOC142857628 gene encoding olfactory receptor 10A7-like, with amino-acid sequence MLPSSAAPPWTNQSRARELEFVLLGFAHVPSLRPMLSALFLAAFLLTLLGNTLIVLLTSLDPGLRAPMYFFLRQLALVEICFSLDVAPRLLVTLLRPGRGLSLTSCALQLFLVLSCVTSECLLLTVMAWDRFLAICRPLRYGAIMSLRLCHLLATTCWLSGAPVSLVFTIWLFNFPFCGPRGIRHFFCDIPPLLSLVCADTRVFEASVFVATVLIMIVPVCLIVMSYTRILAAVLRMPSASGRHKALSTCASHLIVVILFYGTTGVIHLRPKASYSPESKQVVSLSYTMVTPMLNPLIYSLRNKEVKAALGRVFLQRRSTFTL; translated from the coding sequence ATGCTACCTTCCTCTGCAGCTCCTCCCTGGACCAATCAGAGCCGTGCACGTGAGCTGGAGTTCGTGTTGCTAGGCTTTGCACATGTGCCCTCCCTGCGCCCAATGCTCTCAGCGCTCTTCCTGGCCGCCTTCCTGCTCACGTTGCTAGGCAACACACTCATCGTCTTGCTCACCAGCCTGGATCCAGGCCTGCGTGcgcccatgtacttcttcctacGGCAGCTGGCGCTGGTGGAGATCTGCTTCTCACTAGATGTGGCACCCCGTCTGCTGGTGACCCTGCTGCGGCCAGGACGTGGGCTGTCCCTGACAAGCTGTGCCCTGCAGCTGTTTCTcgtgctgtcctgtgtcacaTCGGAGTGCTTGCTTCTCACGGTCATGGCCTGGGACCGCTTCCTGGCCATTTGCAGGCCACTGCGTTATGGCGCCATCATGAGCTTGAGGCTGTGCCACCTGCTGGCCACTACCTGTTGGCTCTCAGGAGCCCCTGTGTCGCTGGTCTTCACTATCTGGCTCTTTAACTTTCCCTTCTGTGGGCCACGGGGCATTAGACACTTCTTCTGTGACATTCCACCTCTGCTGAGCCTGGTGTGTGCAGACACCAGAGTCTTCGAGGCCAGTGTCTTCGTGGCCACAGTGCTAATTATGATAGTTCCGGTCTGTCTCATAGTCATGTCCTATACCAGGATTCTGGCTGCTGTCCTTCGGATGCCATCAGCCTCTGGGCGCCACAAGGCCCTGTCCACCTGTGCCTCCCACCTCATCGTGGTAATTCTGTTTTACGGCACAACGGGGGTCATCCACTTGCGCCCCAAGGCCAGCTACTCTCCTGAGAGCAAGCAAGTGGTGTCCCTGTCATACACCATGGTGACCCCCATGCTCAACCCCCTCATCTACAGCCTGCGGAACAAGGAGGTCAAGGCTGCCTTAGGTCGTGTCTTCCTTCAGAGACGgagcacctttaccctctga
- the LOC142857672 gene encoding olfactory receptor 2G3-like, producing the protein MGPGTLNDSGTPEFLLLGLWAPPSLRPLLWVSLLLAYLATVLGNGALVFLIALDRRLHRPMYRLLTHLALLDTAYVSTTLPQALAHTAMHHARLSLARCGAQLYVGISLGSCEAILLAAMALDRCLAVCKPLHYATLVTAPRCAALAGASWTLGFVLSVPNAVAALRLPFCPGRPAVDHFFCELPAVLRTACADTTANYRLVYGLGVPILLVPFALILASYTWILTAVCKLPSAGSRRKALSTCSSHLAVVGLFYGTVSAMYLRPRASTALPARHHKLVAVFYLVVTPVLNPLIYSLRNRDVHLAAQYVLARLRGVCTGLH; encoded by the coding sequence ATGGGTCCAGGAACCCTCAATGATTCAGGAACCCCAGAATTCCTGCTGCTGGGACTGTGGGCTCCACCTTCTCTGCGTCCCTTGCTGTGGGTCTCGCTTCTCCTGGCCTACCTCGCCACGGTGTTGGGCAATGGTGCCCTAGTGTTCCTGATAGCTCTGGACAGACGGCTGCACCGGCCGATGTACCGCCTGCTGACCCACCTGGCCCTGCTGGACACGGCCTATGTGAGCACCACGCTGCCACAGGCGCTGGCACACACGGCCATGCACCATGCTCGCCTCTCCCTGGCGCGCTGTGGGGCGCAGCTCTATGTGGGCATCTCCCTGGGCAGTTGCGAGGCCATCCTTTTGGCTGCGATGGCCCTGGACCGCTGCCTGGCTGTGTGCAAACCCCTGCATTATGCGACCCTGGTGACTGCGCCCCGCTGTGCAGCACTGGCTGGAGCATCCTGGACCCTGGGCTTTGTACTGTCTGTACCCAATGCGGTGGCTGCGCTGCGCCTGCCCTTCTGTCCTGGGAGGCCTGCAGTGGACCACTTCTTCTGTGAGCTGCCTGCGGTGCTGAGGACAGCCTGTGCAGACACCACGGCCAACTACAGACTGGTATACGGCCTGGGCGTGCCTATCCTCCTGGTACCCTTCGCCCTCATCCTAGCCTCTTACACCTGGATTCTGACTGCAGTGTGCAAGTTGCCTTCTGCTGGGAGTCGCCGAAAGGCCCTGTCTACCTGCAGCTCACACTTGGCGGTGGTAGGGCTCTTCTACGGCACAGTGAGCGCCATGTACCTGCGGCCCCGAGCCTCTACTGCTCTTCCTGCCAGACATCATAAGCTGGTGGCCGTTTTCTACCTGGTTGTCACACCTGTCCTCAATCCGCTCATCTACAGCCTTCGAAACCGTGATGTCCACCTGGCAGCCCAGTATGTCCTGGCTCGGCTTCGGGGAGTGTGTACTGGCTTGCACTAA